The following coding sequences are from one Triticum dicoccoides isolate Atlit2015 ecotype Zavitan chromosome 4A, WEW_v2.0, whole genome shotgun sequence window:
- the LOC119288742 gene encoding indole-3-glycerol phosphate lyase, chloroplastic-like yields MAFALNASCYPSSFQSSLLPRRMAAAVMIPRRRNVLPVIRAVAVAPPAPAPAKPAAVRSRPVSVTMAKLMAKGKTALIPYITAGDPDLATTAEALHLLDACGADVIELGVPCSDPYVDGPIIQASSARALAGGATMDGVLAMLKEVTPELSCPVVLFSYYRPILCRGLAEIKEAGVHGLIVPDLPYVAAHALWSEAKKNNLELVLLTTPAIPEERMKGITKASEGFIYLVSVNGVTGPRENVNLRVKSLIQEIKKVTDKPVAVGFGISKPEHVKQIAGWGADGVIIGSAMVRQLGEAASPREGLKRLEAYARSMKNALP; encoded by the exons ATGGCTTTCGCGCTCAATGCGTCTTGCTATCCTTCGTCTTTCCAGTCGTCGCTGCTCCCGAGGCGGATGGCAGCAGCGGTGATGATACCGAGGCGGAGGAATGTTCTGCCTGTCATTAGGGCGGTTGCCGTGGCTCCGCCCGCCCCGGCGCCGGCGAAGCCAGCAGCCGTGAGGAGCCGGCCCGTGTCGGTCACCATGGCCAAGCTCATGGCTAAGGGCAAG ACAGCGCTCATCCCGTATATCACCGCCGGTGATCCTGACCTGGCCACAACGGCAGAGGCGCTGCATCTCCTGGATGCCTGTGGCGCCGACGTCATTGAGCTCGGCGTGCCGTGCTCCGACCCCTACGTGGACGGTCCGATCATCCAGGCTTCGAGTGCGAGGGCTCTCGCTGGCGGTGCCACAATGGACGGCGTGCTGGCGATGCTCAAGGAGGTGACGCCGGAGCTGTCGTGCCCTGTGGTGCTCTTCTCGTACTACAGGCCTATCTTATGTCGAGGGTTGGCCGAAATCAAAGAAGCCGGTGTACACG GTCTTATAGTGCCTGATCTCCCTTATGTAGCCGCGCATGCATTATGGAGTGAAGCCAAGAAGAACAACCTCGAGCTG GTGCTGCTCACAACACCAGCCATACCAGAAGAAAGAATGAAGGGAATCACGAAAGCTTCGGAAGGTTTCATTTACCTG GTGAGCGTCAATGGAGTTACAGGTCCCCGTGAAAACGTGAACCTGCGGGTTAAGTCCCTCATTCAAGAGATAAAAAAG GTTACTGACAAACCTGTTGCTGTTGGCTTTGGCATATCAAAACCTGAACACGTAAAGCAG ATTGCAGGATGGGGTGCGGATGGGGTGATCATTGGCAGTGCGATGGTGAGGCAGTTGGGTGAAGCAGCTTCGCCCAGAGAAGGATTGAAAAGGCTAGAGGCATATGCGAGGAGCATGAAGAATGCACTACCATGA